In Rhizobium sp. ZPR4, a genomic segment contains:
- a CDS encoding LysR family transcriptional regulator yields MMNDATLRKIDLNLLLAFSVLMQERNVSRAAERLLLGQPGLSAALRRLRETLDDELFVRVGRGLQPTPRALSIAPAIEDALSGIERAIRPPAAFDPANWHGEFRVGLCDNLESSFFGPLVARLRQLAPNARLTSVAFDRRDAVRLLDEGAFDFSISVHDEPASWHVRAPLFAQASLCIYDGRHLKCAAPLSLKHFASAPHVTVSLEGAISTGVDIALARLGHRRQVVATVPRFSALPTTLRAIPAIATVPEAIARCMAQLHDLTISEPPFELPADPVTMLYRRVDQADSRSVWFRRLFVEVVTEALEASGCRMGVSTDACCYDPLPLDEAV; encoded by the coding sequence ATGATGAATGATGCGACTCTTCGGAAAATCGATCTCAATCTGCTGCTCGCCTTCTCCGTGCTGATGCAGGAGCGGAATGTGAGCCGAGCGGCCGAACGGCTGCTGCTTGGTCAGCCCGGACTTTCGGCCGCGCTGCGCCGGCTGCGCGAGACGCTGGATGACGAATTGTTCGTGCGCGTGGGGCGCGGTTTGCAGCCGACGCCGCGGGCGCTTTCGATCGCGCCGGCGATCGAGGATGCGCTGTCCGGCATCGAGCGCGCCATTCGGCCGCCGGCAGCTTTCGATCCGGCGAACTGGCACGGCGAGTTTCGGGTCGGGCTCTGCGACAATCTCGAATCGTCCTTCTTCGGGCCGTTGGTGGCGCGGCTGCGCCAGCTTGCACCGAATGCCCGGCTGACCAGCGTGGCGTTCGACCGGCGCGACGCAGTGCGCCTGCTGGACGAGGGCGCCTTTGACTTCAGCATCTCGGTGCATGACGAACCAGCTTCCTGGCATGTTCGGGCTCCCCTGTTCGCACAGGCTTCGCTCTGCATCTACGATGGCCGGCATCTCAAATGTGCCGCGCCGCTGAGCCTGAAGCATTTCGCCAGCGCGCCGCATGTGACCGTTTCGCTGGAGGGCGCCATATCCACCGGTGTCGACATCGCTCTCGCACGCCTCGGCCATCGTCGTCAGGTGGTGGCGACGGTTCCCCGCTTTTCCGCGCTGCCGACGACGCTGCGGGCCATTCCCGCCATCGCGACGGTTCCCGAGGCGATCGCCCGCTGCATGGCGCAGCTGCACGATCTGACGATTTCGGAGCCGCCGTTCGAGCTGCCTGCCGATCCGGTGACGATGCTCTATCGGCGCGTCGATCAGGCCGACAGCCGTTCTGTGTGGTTCCGCCGCCTGTTCGTGGAAGTGGTGACGGAAGCGCTGGAGGCCAGCGGGTGCCGCATGGGCGTTTCCACGGATGCCTGCTGCTACGATCCACTGCCTCTGGACGAGGCTGTCTGA
- a CDS encoding metalloregulator ArsR/SmtB family transcription factor, whose protein sequence is MIENEIFRALADPTRRAIFEKLAAGSMNASTLREGMDISQPAMSQHLAVLRSAGLVREERQGRFVNYEVDPEGLTLIAQWLAKYRAYWPARIEALKVLLKDMDQ, encoded by the coding sequence ATGATAGAGAATGAGATATTCCGGGCTTTGGCCGATCCGACCCGCCGGGCCATCTTCGAGAAGCTGGCCGCAGGCAGCATGAATGCCAGTACCCTGCGCGAAGGCATGGATATCAGCCAGCCTGCCATGTCCCAGCACCTTGCAGTTCTGCGGAGTGCCGGACTGGTCAGGGAAGAGCGACAGGGGCGCTTCGTGAATTACGAAGTCGACCCAGAAGGGCTTACCCTCATCGCCCAGTGGCTGGCGAAATATCGCGCCTATTGGCCCGCCCGCATCGAAGCTCTCAAGGTTTTGTTGAAGGATATGGATCAATGA
- a CDS encoding sugar ABC transporter permease, with translation MADMTQSTTSSGPRNAEAGAFTRFLRATEIDTRLLGMIGALLIIWIGFDLYLRIFDGREFLTARNLWNLSVQTCEIAVLATGMVLVIVTRNIDLSVGSLLGFVAMIMGVIQAKWLPQYLGFDSSWTWIITLFCGLMIGTAIGAFQGAITAFMNVPSFIVTLGGLLVWRGLAWYVTSGQTVAPMDSTFVIMGGSGATGSIGATWSWIVGVLACLMIIAGIVGSRRQRKRFGFPRRPLWAEYFLGGLGSIVVLGTVYLFNSYNWPVGIAKRYATEHNIAWPEGGLDIAYGISVPVLIAVLIGIVMTFIATRLRFGRYVFAIGGNPEAAELAGIKTRWVIVKIFALMGFLAAVAAAISTARLNSAVNSQGTTYELFTIAAAVIGGTSLAGGSGTVAGAMLGALVMQSLQSGMGLANVDTPIQNVVVGIVLVVAVWLDIVYRSRAK, from the coding sequence ATGGCCGACATGACACAGTCCACCACATCGAGCGGTCCCCGCAATGCAGAAGCCGGCGCGTTCACCCGCTTTCTGCGTGCCACCGAAATCGATACCCGCCTGCTCGGCATGATCGGAGCGCTGCTGATCATCTGGATCGGCTTCGATCTTTATCTGCGGATCTTCGACGGCCGCGAGTTCCTGACCGCGAGAAACCTCTGGAACCTCTCGGTGCAGACCTGCGAAATCGCGGTTTTGGCCACCGGCATGGTGCTTGTTATCGTCACGCGCAACATCGACCTGTCGGTCGGCTCTCTCCTCGGCTTCGTCGCCATGATCATGGGCGTCATCCAGGCCAAGTGGCTGCCGCAATATCTCGGCTTCGACAGTTCCTGGACCTGGATCATCACCCTCTTTTGCGGCCTGATGATCGGCACGGCGATCGGCGCCTTCCAGGGCGCGATTACGGCCTTCATGAATGTCCCCTCCTTCATCGTCACGCTCGGCGGTCTTTTGGTCTGGCGCGGTCTTGCCTGGTACGTCACCAGCGGTCAGACCGTCGCGCCGATGGACTCCACCTTCGTCATCATGGGCGGCAGCGGCGCCACGGGCTCGATCGGTGCCACCTGGAGCTGGATCGTCGGCGTGCTCGCCTGCCTGATGATCATCGCCGGCATCGTCGGCTCGCGCCGCCAGAGAAAGCGCTTCGGCTTTCCGCGCCGTCCCCTTTGGGCCGAATATTTCCTCGGTGGCCTCGGCTCCATCGTGGTGCTGGGCACGGTCTACCTCTTCAACAGCTATAATTGGCCGGTTGGCATCGCCAAGCGCTACGCCACGGAACACAATATCGCCTGGCCGGAAGGCGGTCTGGATATTGCCTATGGCATTTCCGTTCCGGTTCTCATCGCGGTTCTGATCGGCATCGTGATGACCTTCATCGCCACGCGCCTGCGCTTCGGTCGCTATGTCTTCGCGATCGGCGGCAACCCGGAAGCAGCCGAACTCGCCGGCATCAAGACGCGTTGGGTTATCGTCAAGATCTTCGCGCTGATGGGCTTCCTTGCCGCCGTCGCCGCGGCGATCTCGACGGCCCGCCTGAATTCGGCGGTCAACTCGCAGGGCACCACCTACGAACTCTTCACCATCGCTGCGGCCGTCATCGGCGGCACGTCGCTTGCCGGCGGCAGCGGCACGGTCGCAGGCGCCATGCTCGGCGCGCTGGTCATGCAATCGCTGCAATCGGGCATGGGCCTCGCCAATGTCGACACACCGATCCAGAACGTCGTCGTCGGCATCGTCCTCGTAGTCGCCGTCTGGCTCGACATCGTCTACCGCTCGCGCGCCAAGTAA
- a CDS encoding ROK family transcriptional regulator → MLAKSSTELVRQKNSALVLSALRRHGPLAHTELSDFTKLSSATVSVITADLERAQIIEKAEQQAASGRGRPRVLFSQRRDCGYLIVVVISSDAVQYSLVDYTGRLIDRFTEDRQQNVAGVERFVAGLREALNRIVTRSQLPRDKVLMISISSKGLVDASEQVLRWSPIFGREEIDFAAVLRDEWSAQVILGNETLLVAAALGRQEEIDTRGDFRAMAALSLGHSIGLGIVRRDYEGNHQISAPNFGHMMHVPGGGLCRCGARGCIEAYAGFYAMLRMAFDVPLDTIPAKFVPIAELDKIAASARQGGRRNVLAFRQAGLALGNGLSRVLSLHERMPIVITGPGVRYYDLLIEGITEGLAESHVVRMEGMPELRVIVDEPTLVFEGHLNRAFSIIDNDIVKRGASVVELRDQAG, encoded by the coding sequence ATGCTGGCCAAATCGAGCACCGAATTGGTCCGTCAAAAAAACAGCGCTTTGGTCTTGTCGGCGTTGCGCCGGCATGGCCCGCTTGCCCATACCGAGCTTTCTGATTTTACCAAGCTCTCCTCCGCGACCGTATCGGTCATCACGGCGGATCTGGAGCGGGCGCAGATCATCGAAAAGGCGGAACAGCAGGCTGCCAGCGGCCGCGGGCGGCCGCGCGTCTTGTTTTCGCAGCGGCGCGATTGCGGCTATCTGATCGTCGTCGTCATCTCGTCGGATGCCGTGCAATATTCCCTCGTCGATTATACCGGCCGGCTCATAGACCGCTTTACCGAGGACAGGCAGCAGAATGTCGCGGGCGTCGAGCGCTTCGTAGCCGGATTGCGCGAAGCCTTGAACCGCATCGTCACCCGCTCGCAATTGCCGCGCGACAAGGTGCTGATGATATCGATCAGCAGCAAGGGGCTTGTCGATGCTTCGGAGCAGGTGCTGCGATGGTCGCCGATCTTCGGGCGTGAGGAAATCGATTTCGCCGCCGTGCTTCGCGACGAATGGTCGGCGCAGGTCATTCTCGGCAACGAGACCCTCCTGGTGGCGGCGGCCCTCGGGCGGCAGGAAGAAATCGATACGCGTGGTGATTTCCGCGCAATGGCGGCGCTGTCACTCGGTCACAGCATCGGGCTTGGCATCGTGCGCCGGGACTATGAAGGCAATCATCAGATATCGGCGCCGAATTTCGGGCACATGATGCATGTGCCGGGCGGCGGTCTTTGTCGCTGCGGCGCGCGCGGATGCATCGAGGCCTATGCCGGTTTCTATGCCATGTTGCGCATGGCCTTCGACGTGCCGCTCGACACGATCCCGGCGAAGTTCGTTCCGATCGCCGAGCTCGACAAGATCGCCGCGAGCGCACGGCAGGGCGGGCGCCGCAACGTGCTGGCCTTCCGTCAGGCCGGCCTGGCGCTTGGCAACGGCCTTTCGCGTGTCTTGAGCCTGCACGAGCGGATGCCGATCGTCATCACCGGTCCCGGCGTACGATACTATGATCTGTTAATAGAGGGCATAACCGAAGGCTTGGCGGAATCGCATGTCGTGCGTATGGAGGGCATGCCGGAGCTGCGCGTTATCGTCGACGAGCCGACGCTCGTCTTCGAAGGGCATCTGAACCGTGCATTTTCGATCATCGACAATGATATCGTGAAGAGGGGAGCCTCGGTCGTGGAGCTGCGCGACCAGGCTGGTTGA
- a CDS encoding cupin domain-containing protein: protein MPKIDIAAVPEIKGTRYPAPFNDHSTERVRQRLGNAGGLKDFGVNLMRLPPGNWSSQRHWHSEEDEFVYVLEGELTLIEDDGETVLRAGDCAAFPKGSGNGHHMINKSSTMAIYLEAGSRSPTDLITCSDVDMMSSSTDGRFVHKDGMPYPDG, encoded by the coding sequence ATGCCGAAGATCGATATTGCAGCCGTGCCCGAAATCAAAGGCACGCGTTATCCCGCTCCTTTCAACGATCACTCCACCGAGCGCGTCCGACAGCGATTGGGCAATGCCGGCGGCCTCAAGGATTTCGGCGTCAACCTGATGCGGCTGCCGCCGGGCAACTGGTCGAGCCAGCGGCACTGGCATTCGGAGGAGGATGAATTCGTCTACGTGCTGGAAGGTGAGCTGACGCTGATCGAGGATGATGGTGAAACCGTATTGCGCGCCGGCGATTGCGCCGCCTTCCCGAAGGGTTCCGGCAACGGCCATCACATGATCAACAAGTCGAGCACCATGGCAATCTATCTCGAGGCCGGCTCGCGTTCGCCGACGGATCTGATCACCTGTTCGGATGTCGACATGATGAGCTCCAGCACGGATGGCCGTTTCGTGCACAAGGACGGCATGCCCTACCCTGACGGCTAA
- a CDS encoding DUF2806 domain-containing protein, protein MPNEDGADKSLLSINVNDIFGFGKAAEKLSPTGAKIVEGLAKILDPALSSAKIYLEERARGAAIRHETKSNIRQIASVDSLLVSDPELAEQMRNRLVATEMRRRANIHQTVEKALTIAAGSNHDEIAQNLDEDFLQEWVEGIKDVSSEVVQSVWAALLANAPKQFTGRVSKPALELLKQFDQPTAEMFLEFAKVWAAVGYPSTNAPANWAPFEKPIHFPILEEIGIIKSVVYQAYTLPGLGYIAQIKEAPQKFGGINTLQVYSWGHRAFELGQSILQSPFEIDDELVLSARKQNIEWLTNDTYWSHAIAYDENAYAKGAYSFIISPVNQTYNSVEENVRALREDNSLDDGWREALLSFAESGRLKVYTAS, encoded by the coding sequence ATGCCCAACGAGGACGGCGCAGACAAGTCACTGCTATCTATTAACGTCAACGACATTTTTGGCTTCGGAAAAGCGGCGGAGAAACTCTCCCCAACCGGCGCCAAAATTGTTGAAGGCCTAGCGAAAATTCTGGACCCCGCACTGAGTTCCGCCAAGATCTACTTGGAAGAACGCGCTCGAGGAGCAGCAATACGCCATGAAACGAAGAGCAATATTCGGCAGATCGCGTCGGTTGACAGCCTATTAGTAAGTGACCCCGAACTTGCAGAGCAGATGCGAAACCGGCTTGTGGCAACCGAAATGCGACGACGAGCCAACATCCATCAAACCGTCGAGAAAGCACTGACAATAGCCGCTGGATCAAATCATGACGAAATAGCGCAGAATCTTGACGAAGACTTCCTACAAGAGTGGGTTGAGGGCATCAAAGACGTTTCTAGCGAAGTTGTACAATCAGTGTGGGCGGCACTGCTGGCAAATGCGCCCAAACAATTTACGGGGCGCGTTTCCAAGCCAGCCCTGGAATTGTTAAAGCAATTTGACCAGCCAACAGCGGAGATGTTTCTAGAATTTGCTAAAGTATGGGCTGCGGTCGGGTATCCCAGCACTAATGCCCCCGCAAACTGGGCACCATTTGAAAAACCGATACATTTTCCAATTTTGGAAGAAATTGGGATCATAAAGAGCGTGGTATACCAAGCCTACACGTTACCGGGACTCGGATATATTGCACAGATAAAGGAAGCGCCGCAGAAATTTGGAGGGATCAATACCCTCCAGGTTTACAGTTGGGGCCACAGAGCCTTCGAACTAGGCCAATCTATTCTTCAATCTCCTTTTGAAATAGACGACGAACTGGTTCTTTCGGCCCGAAAGCAAAATATCGAGTGGCTAACCAATGATACATATTGGTCCCATGCCATCGCATATGATGAAAACGCCTACGCCAAGGGCGCCTACTCCTTTATTATTTCTCCCGTCAATCAGACTTACAACTCCGTTGAGGAAAACGTTCGCGCGTTAAGAGAAGATAACTCATTGGACGACGGTTGGCGCGAGGCCCTGTTATCGTTCGCTGAATCCGGTCGCTTGAAGGTCTACACGGCAAGTTAA
- the xylF gene encoding D-xylose ABC transporter substrate-binding protein, whose amino-acid sequence MKAFIKLAAGAAIVLTMQTAAFAKDLVVGVSWSNFQEERWKTDEAAIKKALAAAGAKYISADAQSSASKQLTDVESLISQGANALIILAQDSDAIGPAVEKAADEGIPVVGYDRLIENPAAFYITFDNKEVGRMQAREVLKAKPAGNYVFIKGSSSDPNADFLFSGQMEVLKPAIDAGKIKNVGEAYTDGWLPQNAQRNMEQFLTANNNKVDAVVASNDGTAGGAVAALDAQGLAGSVPVSGQDADKAALNRIALGTQTVSIWKDSRELGKRAAEIALDLAKGKTMDQVSGVQTFNGGPKHVAMKSVFLTPIAITKDNLNVVIDAGWISKAEACQGVKAGAVAACK is encoded by the coding sequence ATGAAAGCTTTCATCAAGCTGGCTGCGGGCGCGGCCATCGTTTTGACCATGCAGACGGCTGCCTTCGCCAAGGATCTCGTCGTCGGCGTTTCCTGGTCGAACTTCCAGGAAGAGCGCTGGAAGACGGATGAAGCAGCCATCAAGAAGGCTCTGGCAGCAGCCGGCGCCAAGTACATTTCCGCCGACGCCCAGTCGTCTGCTTCCAAGCAGTTGACGGACGTCGAATCGCTGATTTCGCAGGGCGCCAACGCCCTCATCATTCTCGCTCAGGATTCCGACGCCATCGGCCCGGCCGTTGAAAAGGCCGCCGACGAAGGCATTCCGGTTGTCGGCTACGACCGCCTGATCGAAAATCCGGCCGCCTTCTACATCACCTTCGACAACAAGGAAGTGGGCCGCATGCAGGCTCGCGAAGTTCTGAAGGCAAAGCCGGCAGGCAATTACGTCTTCATCAAGGGCTCGTCGTCTGATCCGAACGCCGACTTCCTCTTCTCTGGCCAGATGGAAGTGCTGAAGCCTGCCATCGACGCCGGCAAGATCAAGAATGTCGGCGAAGCCTACACGGACGGCTGGCTGCCGCAGAATGCACAGCGCAACATGGAGCAGTTCCTGACCGCCAACAACAACAAGGTTGACGCGGTCGTCGCCTCCAACGACGGCACCGCTGGCGGCGCTGTTGCTGCTCTCGACGCCCAGGGTCTTGCAGGCTCCGTGCCGGTTTCCGGCCAGGATGCCGACAAGGCAGCCCTGAACCGTATCGCGCTTGGCACGCAGACCGTTTCCATCTGGAAAGACTCGCGTGAACTTGGCAAGCGCGCCGCGGAAATCGCGCTCGATCTCGCCAAAGGCAAGACCATGGATCAGGTCTCCGGCGTCCAGACCTTCAACGGCGGCCCGAAGCATGTTGCCATGAAGTCCGTCTTCCTGACCCCGATCGCCATCACCAAGGACAACCTGAACGTCGTCATCGACGCCGGCTGGATCTCCAAGGCTGAAGCTTGCCAGGGCGTCAAGGCCGGCGCCGTCGCGGCCTGCAAATAA
- a CDS encoding porin codes for MNIKSLLIGSAAALCVVSGAHAADAIVAAEPEPLEYVRICDAFGAGYFFIPGTETCLRVGGKVRTEGQWKDPYNRDSNFGTKWHTRAELNLNTATDTEYGPLKTETIVRWDWNDGGATTTNLLWAYINLAGFTVGKTDSQYNQFIGYAGDVIQDDVIYDGPYELNQLTYNYDSGTGFTGVISLEDSNSGTTTSAYGGSWQLSKTDHYAPNVVAGLGYKAGAWQFRVVGGYDSIVEEGAIKARIDADFGVFSAFLMGGWNTDGDKLNQYAGSNQNVSACTTSDGVVHGADCGWGDWAVWGGVGVPINDKLKWNVQLAYTDSKIFEATTNVKFNPVKNLLVEPEFTYVHYDLPSDDTFSGILRFERTF; via the coding sequence ATGAACATCAAGAGCTTGCTTATTGGCTCCGCTGCGGCCCTCTGTGTCGTATCCGGTGCTCACGCGGCTGATGCCATTGTCGCGGCTGAGCCGGAGCCGCTGGAATATGTGCGCATCTGCGACGCGTTCGGCGCTGGCTATTTCTTCATACCCGGCACGGAGACCTGCTTGCGGGTCGGCGGCAAGGTCCGCACCGAAGGCCAGTGGAAAGATCCTTACAATCGCGACAGCAACTTCGGCACCAAGTGGCATACCCGCGCCGAACTCAACCTCAATACCGCAACCGACACCGAATATGGTCCGCTGAAGACCGAAACCATCGTCCGTTGGGACTGGAACGACGGCGGCGCCACGACGACGAACCTGCTGTGGGCTTACATCAACCTCGCGGGCTTCACGGTCGGTAAGACGGACTCGCAGTACAACCAGTTCATCGGCTACGCCGGCGACGTTATCCAGGACGACGTCATCTATGACGGTCCATATGAATTGAACCAGCTCACCTACAACTACGACAGCGGCACGGGCTTCACGGGCGTCATCTCGCTCGAAGACAGCAACTCCGGTACGACCACCAGCGCCTATGGTGGAAGCTGGCAGCTCTCCAAGACCGATCACTACGCTCCGAACGTTGTTGCCGGTCTCGGCTACAAGGCTGGCGCATGGCAGTTCCGCGTGGTCGGCGGTTATGACTCCATCGTCGAAGAGGGTGCCATCAAGGCGCGTATCGATGCCGACTTCGGCGTCTTCTCGGCCTTCCTGATGGGCGGCTGGAACACTGACGGCGACAAGCTCAACCAGTATGCCGGCTCGAACCAGAACGTCTCGGCTTGCACCACTTCCGACGGCGTTGTTCACGGCGCAGATTGCGGCTGGGGTGACTGGGCCGTGTGGGGCGGCGTCGGCGTTCCGATCAATGACAAGCTGAAGTGGAACGTTCAGCTTGCCTATACCGACTCCAAGATCTTCGAAGCGACCACGAACGTAAAGTTCAATCCAGTCAAGAACTTGCTGGTCGAGCCGGAGTTCACCTACGTTCACTACGATCTGCCGAGCGATGATACTTTCTCGGGTATCCTGCGCTTCGAGCGGACCTTCTGA
- a CDS encoding GNAT family N-acetyltransferase has product MIRHTQRLVLRMPEERDLDFVTALFARPELVAHRPEPMPDSPAESARRLARDRAHWRLNGFGRWAVETDERLIGFGGVTVSTEFEGLNLSYHLHPDYWGSGYATELVREALTFACHDLQAKRVVGLVRPVNVASRRVLEKCGFGFEREVMLHGAPTHLLSYRITAADADEPI; this is encoded by the coding sequence ATGATCCGGCATACTCAACGTTTGGTCCTGCGTATGCCGGAAGAGCGTGATCTGGATTTCGTCACCGCGCTCTTTGCCCGGCCGGAGCTTGTGGCCCACCGCCCCGAGCCGATGCCGGATTCTCCGGCGGAAAGCGCGCGAAGGCTGGCCCGTGATCGCGCGCACTGGCGTTTGAACGGGTTCGGTCGCTGGGCGGTCGAAACGGATGAGCGATTGATCGGATTTGGCGGCGTTACCGTGTCGACGGAATTCGAAGGGCTCAATCTCTCCTACCACCTGCATCCCGATTATTGGGGAAGCGGCTATGCGACGGAACTGGTGCGGGAGGCTTTGACCTTCGCCTGTCACGATCTGCAAGCAAAGCGCGTCGTCGGGCTCGTGCGTCCTGTCAATGTCGCCTCCCGGCGCGTGCTGGAAAAGTGCGGCTTCGGTTTCGAGCGCGAAGTCATGCTGCACGGCGCGCCGACGCATCTTCTTTCGTACCGGATCACTGCGGCTGATGCAGACGAACCGATTTAG
- a CDS encoding ATP-dependent Clp protease proteolytic subunit has product MREAMQLVPMVVEQSSRGERSFDIYSRLLRERIIFLNGEVNDTVSALVCAQLLFLEAESPKKPISLYINSPGGVVTSGLAMYDTMRYIRAPVHTLCMGTARSMGSFLLMAGEPGQRSALPNASIHIHQPLGGFQGQASDMLIHAEEIKRTKHRMTRLYAEHCGRSYEEFERAMDRDYFMTAEEALEWGLIDRILQIREEDQPSGLAD; this is encoded by the coding sequence ATGCGCGAAGCGATGCAACTCGTCCCTATGGTCGTGGAACAATCCAGCAGAGGAGAGCGGTCTTTCGACATCTATTCCCGCCTGCTGCGCGAGAGAATCATCTTTCTGAATGGCGAGGTCAACGACACCGTCTCGGCCCTTGTCTGCGCGCAACTGCTGTTTCTCGAGGCGGAAAGCCCGAAGAAGCCGATCAGCCTTTACATCAATTCGCCGGGCGGTGTCGTGACCAGCGGCCTCGCCATGTACGATACCATGCGTTACATCCGCGCGCCGGTGCATACGCTCTGCATGGGGACGGCCCGCTCGATGGGATCGTTCCTGCTCATGGCGGGCGAACCCGGCCAGCGCTCTGCCCTTCCCAACGCCAGCATCCATATCCATCAGCCCTTGGGCGGCTTCCAGGGCCAAGCTTCCGACATGCTCATCCACGCCGAGGAAATCAAGCGAACGAAACACCGCATGACACGGCTCTATGCCGAGCATTGCGGTCGCTCCTACGAGGAATTCGAACGTGCCATGGACCGCGACTACTTCATGACCGCCGAAGAAGCTCTGGAATGGGGCCTCATCGACCGCATCCTGCAGATTCGCGAGGAAGACCAGCCTTCAGGCTTGGCGGATTGA
- a CDS encoding ATP-binding cassette domain-containing protein, with product MTDQTTPLVEMKNISISFGGIHAVDNASVDLYPGEVVALLGHNGAGKSTLIKILSGAYKRDSGDILINGEPVDIRSPRDAKKYGIETIYQTLAVADNVDAAANLYLGRELQTRWGTLDDVAMEAKAREVMGRLNPNFKRFKEPVKALSGGQRQSVAIARAILFDARILIMDEPTAALGPQETAQVGELIKQLKKEGIGIFLISHDIHDVFDLADRVSVMKNGQVVGHARTEDVTKDEVLGMIILGKVPPKATPGPGAMRE from the coding sequence ATGACGGATCAAACCACTCCGCTTGTGGAAATGAAGAACATTTCCATCTCCTTCGGCGGCATCCACGCAGTCGACAACGCCTCGGTGGATCTCTACCCCGGCGAAGTCGTGGCGCTTCTCGGCCATAACGGCGCCGGCAAGTCGACGCTGATCAAGATCCTCTCCGGCGCCTACAAGCGCGACAGCGGCGATATCCTGATCAACGGCGAACCCGTCGATATCCGCAGCCCGCGCGACGCCAAGAAATACGGCATCGAGACGATCTACCAGACGCTCGCCGTCGCCGACAATGTCGACGCCGCCGCCAACCTCTATCTCGGCCGCGAGCTGCAGACCCGCTGGGGCACGCTCGACGACGTCGCGATGGAGGCCAAGGCCCGCGAAGTGATGGGGCGCCTCAACCCCAACTTCAAGCGCTTCAAGGAGCCGGTGAAGGCGCTCTCCGGCGGCCAGCGCCAGTCGGTCGCGATCGCCCGCGCCATCCTCTTCGACGCGCGCATCCTGATCATGGATGAGCCGACGGCGGCCCTTGGTCCGCAGGAAACGGCGCAGGTCGGCGAGCTCATCAAGCAGCTTAAGAAGGAAGGCATCGGCATCTTCCTCATAAGCCACGACATCCACGATGTCTTCGACCTCGCCGACCGCGTCTCGGTGATGAAGAACGGCCAGGTCGTCGGCCACGCCCGCACCGAAGACGTCACCAAGGACGAAGTCCTCGGCATGATCATCCTCGGCAAGGTGCCGCCAAAGGCTACCCCCGGCCCCGGCGCCATGCGGGAATGA